GATTCTTGGAAGAGCGGCTTCGATCGGCTCTCAGCGACCTGGCAAGCGGCGAAGCCCAAGAGAAGACGTACGTGCAACTTGAGTCGCTGCTCGGCGAACTCTCCGACACCGATCTCAGCACGGCGCTCACCGATTTTTTCGGGAGCGTGCAAGACATTTTGAATCAGCCCGACAGCGAAAGTGTTCGCAATCTCGCGGTGTTGCAAGGTCAATCGCTGGCCGCTGATATCTCGCGGATGCACGAGCGGGTCGGGCAGCTGCGAACCGACATCAACACACAAATCGATCAAACGGCTGTCGAAATCAACGGGCATATCAACGAGATTGCCAAGCTGAACGTGCAGATTTTGCAGGCTGAAGGTGGCGGCACTTCGGCCAGCGATGCCGTGGGTCTGCGCGACCGGCGCTCGATTGTGCTGAACGAACTGGCGCAGATTCTCGACATCACCGCGATCGAACAGCCGACCGGCGATGTGTCGGTCTATGTCGGCGGCGACTATCTGGTGTTTCAAGGGACAGCACGTCCCGTCACGATCGAGCAGACGACCGATCGCGGGCAAACGGTGTCGCGCATCAAGCTCATCGAGACCGATGCGCCCCTCTTCTCGTCGTCGGGAAAATTGGCTGGGCTAGTGACGAGTCGCGATGCAATTCTCGGCGGCTTTCTCGATAGCCTCAACGATTTCGCGACCACCTTGGTGAGCGAGTTCAACAAGGTCTATTCGCAAGGGCAGGGGCTCAGCGGCTATAGCCAAATTACCAGCGAATTTGCAGTCGATAATGTCGAAGCCTCGCTCGACGAAGCAGGACTGAAGTTCAGCGCTAATAGTGGCTCGTTCGACATCCTGGTGCGGAACAAGCAGACCGGATTGAGCGAAACGACGCAGATTCAAGTCGATCTGAATGGACTCGACGACGACACTTCGCTCGAAGAACTCGTCGAGGCAATCAACGCTGTCGATGGGATCAATGCCTCGATCGATCCCAATCGCCGGGTCGTCATCAAAACCGATAGTCAGCTCGTCGATTTCAGCTTCGCGGGGGACACCAGTGGTGTGCTGGCCGCTTTGGGAATCAACACGTTCTTCAAAGGGACATCGGCCAGCGATATCGGGGTGAATAAACAGCTCATCGATAACCCGGCACTGTTTGCGGCGAGTGGCGGTGGCATTGGCGAAGATACCGACGTGGCAATCAAACTGGCCAATCTACTTTCGACACCCCTTGAATCGCAAAATGGTTCGACCCTTGCTGTTCTCTACGACAAGCTGACGGCCGAGGTGTCGCAAGGTGCGGCGGTGACGACTAGCGTGACCGAAGGGTATCGTGTTTTTCAAAACACACTCGAGGGACAACTGCTGGCGATCACCGGGGTGAACCTCGACGAAGAAGCGGTCCGGATGATTCAATATCAGCGCACCTTTCAGGCCTCAGCACGTGTGATCTCGACGATCAACGATCTGCTGGAGGTGCTCGTCAATATTTAGTGACTGGCCGCAAGTCGCTGCGCAGCGCGTGGCGGTGGCAAGTGAGAAAACGATTGTAAAACAAGGCTCAAACATGCGAAATCGCAGGGCTCGGGCAAGACGCTCGAGGAGACCTGCCGCTTGACAGAAGCTTGTGAAAACTCTGGCGTAGGACTTTCTCGAACATGGCTGGCGTGTATCCCGTACCGACAACTCGCACCAGTTCGATCCTTGCGCAAACGCGTCTCACGGCGCAGTTGCAGGCCGATCAGCTTTCGATCTTGCGCTTGCAATCGCAAATCAGCACCGGTCGCCGGATCGCTTTGCCGAGTGAAGATGCGCCAGCGTCGCAGCGGGCGATTCATCTGCAGCAACTCCTGGAGCTTAAAGCCCAGGCGCTTGTGAACCTCGATACGAGCCAGTCGTACCTCGATGCCACCGATAGCGCGATTGCCAATGTCAGCAGCACGCTGAATCAAATTCGCTCGACTGCGCTTGGTGTCGCCAACACCACCTCGAGCGAAACGACGCGCGCGGCAGCCGCAGCCGAAGTGAGCCGCGCCATCGAGCAGCTCGTCGATGTAGCGAATCAAAACTTTCGTGGTCGCTACCTGTTTGCAGGCTCGAAAACGACTACCGTTCCGTTCACCTACGATGGAACGAACGTGATCTATAACGGTAACGAGCGCGAGCTTTCGAGCTACGCCGATATCGATCTATTGCTCGAGACCAGCATTGCCGGAAGCCAGATTTTCGGGGCGTTTAGCTCGAGTTCGCAGACGGTGTCTGACCTGCAGCCGATCTTGACGCGAAGCACGAAGCTGTCGGATCTGCGCAGCGGTGAAGGGATTGGCGATGGAAGCATCGCGATCTCCGACGGCAATAGCACGCGAATCATCAACCTCAGTGGCGCGAGCACGATTGGGGATGTGGCCGATCTGATTGAGGCCAATCCACCCGCCGGTCGAACGGTGACGGCGCGTGTGGGTCCGGAAGGTTTGATCCTCGATATCGACGACGCTGGTGGTGGCAACTTCACGATTCGCGAAGTGGGTGGAGGGACCACCGCCGCACGGCTCGGGATCTACGAACCATTGGGGACACTCACCGGCCCAGTGACCGGGGAAGATCTCGATCCGATCCTGACACGGACCACCAGCCTGGCCGATATCCTGGGGGTGCGCGCCCAAGCGATCGTGCAATCGAGTGGTCCGAACAACGATATCGTCATCGAGTCGCTCACGCGTGGCTCGGCCAGCAACGGTGTGAGTTTGCAGCTGGTCGATGATTCGGCGCTGCATGCTTCCCCAGGACTTGTTGCCGGTGCCGAGCAAGTGGTTTATAGCGAAACGGCAGTGGCGGCTCGCGCGGCCCTTTCGTTCTCGGGGTTTGGCAACAACTTGCTGCTGACAGGGAGCGTCACCGGAACGTCGCTCAACAACGTAACGATCGAAGTGGTGAGTGGCGGCGCGATTGGCGATGCAGCCACCGCGACGTTTGACGCCAACAGCAAAACGCTGACAATTGCAGTCGATTCCGCGGGAAATACGTCGATTCAGTCGGTCGTCGATGCGATCGCGCTCGAAGGGACTTTCACTGCCAGTCACGATAGTTCGGACGGAGTCGATGGGGCCTACAACCCACTCTCCACCGTTTCGGTCGGCGATATCGGAGTGGTGACCGGCAACACGAGCGCGAGTGGGGGCGAGGCTGGGACGATCTTTGTTTATGTCGAAGCGGGTGCGACAACGGCCAATCAAGTGGTCACGGCGCTCGAGGCCAACAGCGATGTGACAGCGCGCTTTCGGGTGAGTCTCGACGACTCGGATACCTCGAGCCCTGGTGCTGCGGGAAAAGGGAATGTGCTTCCTGGCGCAAGCGCTACGACGATCGATGGAAGTGGCAGCGATCTCGATCTGACGTCGGGAATCATTATCGAAAATGGAGGGGAGTCGTTCACGATCGATCTGAGTGGCGCGGAAACGATCGAAGATTTGCTGAACGTCCTCAACGGTTCGCCGGCGCATGTGCGGGCCGAAGTCGACCCGACAGGGAAGGGGATCATCGTTCGCTCGCGGCTGAGTGGTCGCCCCATCAGCATCGGCGAAAATGGTGGAACCACCGCCGCCCAGCTCGGGATTCGTACGACGACGGAAGAGATCTACCTGACCGAACTGAACTACGGTCGCGGAGTCGGCACGTTTGAAGGAACCGATTTCACGATCACGCGGCCCGATGGTGTGGCGCTCGACATCGATATCGATGGCGCTGTGACCGTGGGAGATGTGATCGACCGGATCAACAACCACGCGCTCAACACCGGAAGTGGCCGCGTGACGGCGGCGCTCAATCGTGTCGGTAATGGGATCGAACTGACGGCTAGCCAGTCGAGTAGTCCAGGAACCTTGTCGATCACCAAGGCATTTCAAAGCGAAGCCGCTTGGGATCTCGGACTGATACCGACGGGCGAGCAGAGCATCACAACCTCGACGGCAGCCACGGTTGCCAGTGCGCGGCTCGACTTCGCCGGCGCTAACAGCGACTTGCTGGTGACGGCTGGCATCGCGGGGAGTTCGCTCAGTGGCGTGGCGATTCGTTTCGTCGATTCGGCAGTCGGCGATGTTGCAACGGCAACTTACGATGCTGGCACGCGCGAGCTGACGATTGCCCTCGATGCCTCGGCGACTTCAGCAACCACGATTCGCGATGCCATCAATCTCGAAGGAACATTCTCGGCCGCGCTCGACGCGACGAGTGATCCGACCAACGATGGAAGTGGCGTGATTGGCACGACCGGTGTCGTAGGGATAACGAGTGGTGGAACAGCAGAGGTGCTGACCGGCGCGAACACCTATCACCAAGAGGTGCAGGGGGTGTTCAACACGCTGATTCAGTTGCGCGACGCGATCAACAATTTCGATCTCGCCTCGATCGATCGTTCGCTCGAGAGTTTGGATGTCGATCTCGATCGAATCAACTTCGGTCGCGCGGAGATTGGTGCTCGTGGTCAGGCGCTCGATCTGCTCCGGACCCGCCTGGAGGATGAAGAGGTGACGTTGAAGGACTCGCTCTCGAAAGAGATCGAGGTGGACATCACCCAAGCAATCTCGGAGCTCGCCGCTAGGCAGGCGTCGCTCGAGGCCTCGATGCAGCTGATGGCGACCCTATTTCAGACGACGCTGCTGAACTATCTGTAAGTCGCTGTCTCTCCCCCGCAAGGGGGCGCGCGTGATGTTGCGCAAGTTGCGCGAAGTTGCGCCCCCGGAACCAATCGTCAGCTCTGTTGTGCTGATTTTTCTGATTCTGCGGACGGTGGTGGGCCGATGTAACAGAACGAGGCCCTCGGTGACCGGGAGTGCAGCGACTGCGTTCACTTGCTAGCTAACGAACTTGCTCACGGGGGGCCCCACAGCCGCGAGGCAATGGGCGGACCGATCGCGTTTACGACAAGAAGCAGATCCTATGCAAATTAGTACGACCCGATTTGGCCTGGTGGCAATTGATGTCGAAGACATCTTCCTCTTTCCGCACGGCTTGATTGCGTTCGAGGATTGCCGTCACTGGGTGCTGCTGGCTGACAGCGATAACGACTCGCTCGGCTGGCTGCAGAGTGTCTCGCGTGGCGAGGTGGCTTTGCCGGTGATTAGCCCTCGTCGATTCATGCCTGGTTATCAGGTGCGTGTCACACGCGGGCAGTTGCTGCCGCTCGAGCTGACGCAGTTCGATCAGGCCTATGTGCTGGGAATTGTAAGCAAAAACAGCACGGAATTGACGGTAAATTTGAAGGCTCCGCTGGTGATCAACCTCGATCGTCGGCTGGGTCGTCAGGTGATTACGACCGACGAACAGCCGCTCGCTTTGGAGTTGGCCGTACGTCAAGCGGTCCGTCGCGTGGCATAGTGAGTGGGGCGAAGTTGAGGTGTGGTTCGCATGTCATAAACGGTGCGGACTGAAAAGATGTGACGGCTGCGCAAAGATGTGAATCTAGGAGAGGTGGGCTACCGATACTCTCTGCTGTCAGGCAAAGGCAAGGTCGCGACGACGCTTGCACGAGTCTGAGCTGATTCAGCACTGGGATGGATAGGCCTGGTGGGTCTTCAGCAGCTACCCCCGAGTTTCCCCCGCTATGACAAACCGCCGCCGGTAGCGAGAGATCGCTACGCCAGGCCAAGACAACAGGAAGGAGCCACCGATGCTGGTTTTGTCGAGACATCGCGACGAAAGCATCATGATCGGAGACGATATTGTCGTCACGATCGTAGACATTCGAGGAGACAAGGTTCGCTTGGGGATTGAAGCCCCGTCGGACATTCCGGTGCACCGCCAGGAAGTGTACGAAGCGATCCAGCGTGAAAATCGTAAGGCGAGCCAACTTCGCCCCGGTGATACACGCGATCTTGGGAAGGCGAATCCCGCCGGGATGTAGTCAAGCAGGTCGCTGGAATCATCACCCGGCCATGCCCCGCTCCGATTGAGCCAGTGAACTTAATGTAGCGCTTGAGTTCCTGGCCCTAACCACCCGCAGAGTGGTGTGCGATAGAGCACGTATCGAGAGTGGAAGTGGAACCTGGTTTAGCGATTGAGACCGCTTCTACCCAATAAACATCCAAAGGCTGCTTGTCGTTTGACAAGCGGCCTTTTTTTAATTCTTGCCGATCCCCCCGCGCAATCGGAATGACCTAAGGTTCCTTTGGTTTGCAAGAAGCGATCCGACGATAGGAAGAAAGGTTTGGAAGGCCTGGAAGCGCAGGGATCAAGTAGCACACCGATGGCGGACTCAGCGCGGGCGATGCTGAATCCGAGGTTGGAAAATGATGGTTCTGCTGCTTGTGCGATTGGGCGAAGGAGAAAGCTTGGTGAAACTGGGCGAAACGCCCTAAGGTTCACCTAAAGCACTCAATTTAGCCAGTCGATACACCTTCCAGAGATAGGCAACGTTTCCAGGACGGTGTTGCCCAGTGTCGTGCTGATTCAGGGATGTGGAATTCCTCCAAGTGATGCTGCCACGCTGCTGCCGATGCCGCGTGGGGCATGACCAGACTATCGGCAGGCACAAATGGTAGTTCCATCCGCTTGAGACCGCGGTTGTCCGCCGCTGGCGATCACACACATCGCCACGGACAGTCGGCCCAGCTATCGGAAACAGTTCCCGTAACGGCCGGATGAGGCACCAAGGCAAATCAACCAGTTCCAAAGGGGTTACGTGAATGAGCCGCATTAATACGAACGTTAGTAGCTTGATCGCCCAGAAAACTCTGGCTCGATCGAACGCCGAGTTGCAAACCTCGCTCGACCGCTTGAGCACCGGTTTGCGGATCAACTCGGGCAAAGATGATCCAGCAGGTCTGATCGCTAGCGAAAACCTTCGCCGCGACATCACGGCCTCGGAACGAGCCATTAAGAACACCGAACAAGCCAATCAGCTGATCGCAACGGCTGACAGCGCTCTGTCGCAAGTGAGCGGTCTGCTCAACGACATTCGTGGTCTCGTCTCGGAAGCCGCTAACACCGGTGCTCTCTCCGACGAACAAATTGCTGCTAACCAGCTGCAAATCGACTCGTCGCTCGAAGCCATCGACCGTATCGCTCAAACGACAACGTTCCAAGGCAAGAAGCTGCTCGACGGTAGCCTCGACTTCATCACGTCGTTCACGACGGGTGAATCGAGCGTCAGCGACTTCCGCATCGATCAAGCCAACCTCGGTGCGACCGGCGAACTCGCCGTGAACATCGATGTGAGTGCAGCCGCTACTCGCGCCTCGATCACCAACGGCAGCATCCCTTACACGGTTGGTAACTCGGCCACTGGTACCCTCACCTTTGCCGACGTCACGACCCCCGCTGTCCAGTCCACCGGTACTCTGACTCTCGCCACGACTGTCGCCGACATTGATATCGAAGCAGTCGCCGGCGAAGCTGCCGACGGACTTGCTGGCGACGATGTCGAAATCGAGTTCGTCTCGGGTGCCACCACCGGCGCACTGTACGATGCTCAAACTGGCATTCTCACCGTCACGTTGGCCACTGGCGCGACCGTCGACGACGCAGTAGCCGCTATCGAAGCTACCGACGAATTCACCGCCACGCTTGCTTCGGGCACCGGCACCGATGCTGTCGACGTCGCTGATATCATCTCCTATACCGGCGTTCTCACCGGTGGTGCTGATCAAGTTGCCGACAACGATATCATCACCATTGCTGCAGCCGGTTCGGGCACTGCTTTCAACGGCACGCTCACCTTTGCTACCAGCAACACGGTGACCGCCGGTGATGCCAACGTCACCCTCACCAACGGTAACATCACCATTACGGTGAATGATTCCGATACCTACGACCTATCGGACCTCGCCGACCTCATTCAAACTGAACTCGGCGACGACTATGAGGTTACCCTCTCGACCAACGCGTCGGATGGTTCGTTCGATTCGTCGGCCGACACCGCCGTCTCTGTTAACCTCGCCGGTGGTACTGCTGACACCACGACCGGTCTGCAGGAAGATGTGACCCTCGAAGTTGCTGGCACCAACGGTGCTGAAGTATTCAGCTTCGAGCAGGGTACAACCGCTGCACAAATCGTCGACGCCATCAACCTGGTGGGCGATGCCATCGGCCTCACCGCCTCGGTCGAAGCTGGTGTGATCACCTTCGAATCGTCGAACTTTGGTAGCCGTCAATTCGTCGCCGTGAACGTTCTGAGTGGTGGTGTGGCCTTCGAAGCTGGCCTCAGCAGCCGCCGCGCCGAAGGAACCGACACCCAAGCCACTATCAACGGCATCAGTGCTGTGGGTGATGGTCTGGCGATCTCGATCAACTCGTCGACCCTCGACGGTGTGTTCACCCTCGAAGACACGGTGGTTGCCGACGACGTAATCAACCTCACCATCGATGGTGGTGGTGCTCGCTTCCAACTCGGCCCCGACGTTGTGAGCAATCAACAAGCTCGCATCGGCATCCGTAGCTTGAACACTGCCAAGCTCGGTGGAGTCAGCGGTAAGCTGTACGAACTCCGCAGCGGTGGCGACAAGGCTCTCGATGGCGACATCACCGGAGCTGCCAAGGTTGTTGACGAAGTGATCAACGAAGTGGTGCAACTTCGCGGTCGCCTCGGTGCCTTCCAACGCACGACCCTCGAGACCAACATCACCACTCTCAGCGATACCCTCACTAACCTGACGGAAGCTGAAAGCACGATCCGCGATGCTGACTTTGCCGCTGAATCGGCCCGCCTCACACGTGCTCAGATTCTCGTCCAGTCGGGTACTTCGGTGCTCGGTATTGCGAACTCGAATCCGCAAAACGTGCTGTCGCTGCTCCGTCAGTAAGCTCAGCTCGGAGGCTGACTTTGCTCAGTCTCTCTAAGCCAATTTGATCAACCTCACCGGCCTGGACGCCTTGTGCTCCAGGCCGGTGTTTTTTGCTAGCTTCGCCAAGCTTTCTTCCTGTCGCATCTCTTCTGCCAGCGGCACCGAAGCTAGCACTCCTACAACTTCACACGGATTTACTCGTGGTCGTTGTTGACCCTAGCCGAACGAATACTGATACGCCTCTCTCGATCGGCGTTGCTCCTCAGGCAGGCTGATCGACGAACGTCCTCGTAACTGCGAATCCGCCGGTATGACACGAATCCAGTCGAGCGTCGGTCTCATCACCGGCATCAATATTCAGGAGACAGTCGATCAGCTCATCGCGCTGCAAGCGCAGCCGCGCGACCGCCTCAATACGAAAATCACTGACGCCAAGGCCAAGCAAACCGCCATCACCGAACTCACCGCCCTGACGATTGGTGTGCAACTCGGTATTCGTCGCCTCGGAACATCCGACATTTTTGGCAGCAAGACGGTCAGCAGCAGCAACTCGTCGCTCCTCACCGCCAAAGCCAGCACCGGATCGATCGCCGGCACCTATCAGTTTGTGCCGGTCCAGCAAGCACAGTCGCACTACCTTCTCAGCAGCGGTATTTCGTCGCGCACTTCGGCCCTCGGCGCTGGCTCCCTCTCGTTTGGCTACGATGCCAAGCTGAACGAAGGTCTCGAGCTCTCCGAACTCAATGGCGGCGATGGTGTGGCGCGGGGCAAGATTCGCATCACCGATCGCAGCGGCAAAAGCGCGACCGTCGATCTCCGTTATGCCAGCACGATCGACGATGTGGTGAAAGCGATTAATGCCAACGATGGCGCGAGTGTGAAGGCCACCCTCGACGGCGACACGATCAAACTCGTCGATTCCTCTGGTGGAACCGGCAACTTGCAAGTCGCAGAAGTGGAAGGGGGAACGACCGCTGCCGATCTCGGACTTGGCGGAATCAGCGTCGCCTCCAACACTGCCACCAGTAGCGACCTTGTGCGGCTGTTCGATGGTCTCGAGATCTCGCGGCTGAACGACGGCAATGGGCTCGACATCAACGGCGCGCTCCCCGATCTCACGGTCACCTTTCGCAACGGCAGTTCCCCGCTGTCGATCGATTTCAATCGTCTCGCGAAAGCGGCCACCACTTCTTCGGTCACCACCACTGCCACCAATGGCCTCGACGCGCAGGTAACCTTCACCTCCACGGCGACCGGCAGCGACTATGACGGCGTCACCATCCAGTACGTCGATAACCCGGGCGTGACTGCCGGAAACGAGACGGTCGCCTACGACAGCAACTCCAAAACATTGACGTTTCAAATCGATGCGGGTAGCACCACCGCCGACAACCTAGTTGCTGCTGTTTCGGGCAACAGTTCGGTAAGTGCACTCTTCACGGCCACGATTCCGAGCGGTGGAACTGGCGATGGTTTCGTCACGGTCGCCGATACCGGTGTCACGTCGGGAGGAGCAGCCCTCGCCGCACGAACCGAACGAACACTCGGGGAACTCATCGATACGATCAACGAGGCTGATCCCGCACGACTGCAGGCATCGCTAAGTGCCAATGGCGATCGGATTGTTCTCACCGACCTCACCAGCGGCGGTGGCACGTTTGCCGTCGATAGTCCCGTGGGGGGCAAAGTTGCCGAGCAACTTGGGCTCACAGGGACGGCGGTGGGAGGAACCCTCACCGGCGGCCGCTTGCTCGGCGGACTTAAGTCGACTTTGCTGCGAACGCTCGATGGTGGCTCGGGAATTGAGTCGCTGGGTTCGGTCAGTATCACCAATCGCAGTGGCACCACCACCGCCGTTGATCTCTCCACGGCAGAAACGCTCGACGATGTGATTCGGCTCATCAACAACTCGGGTGCGGGTGTGACCGCCGATTACTCGGAGAATCGCACCGGAATCACCATCACCGACAACACAGGCAGCACCACCAGCAACCTGATCATTGCCGACGGCGATGCCAGCACAACAGCCACGCGACTCGGCATCGGACAAAGCGTTGCGACCACAAAAATCAACAGCGGATCGCTGCGTAAACAATCGGTGAGTCGACAAACCGAGCTGACGTCGTTTCGAGGTGGCAATGGTGTCGGTACGGGGACGATAACACTCCGCGACTCGGCCGGAACGGTGAGCAGTTTGAACTTCAATACGCTCGGCGCCAAAACAATCGGCGACGTGATCGATGCCATCAATAACCTGAGCGTGAATGTCGAAGCTCGCATCAACGAAGCTGGGAACGGCCTACTGATTGTCGACAAAGCTTCTGGCAGCGGCAACTTGATCATTCAAGATGTCGGCAGTGGCACGGCAGCCAAAAGTTTGCTGATCGCTGGCACATCGACGTCGGTAACACTCGATGGTCAGCCCGCTAAAGTCATCGACGGCAATACGACCCAGAATGTGACGATCGATGCCGACGATACACTCGACGATCTCGTCAAAAAAATCAACGATCTCGGAGTTGGTGTGACCGCAGGTGTCCTGAGCGAGAGTAGTGGTTCGCTGCGGCATCACCTAACCCTTCTCAGCGGCAAAGCAGGAAAACAAGGGGAGCTGACGATCGATGCCTCGGGAATCGGACTCTCGTTTACTGAACTAGCATCCGCGCAAGATGCTGTGCTGCAAGTGGGCACCGGAACACAGGGGCTGCTCCTGTCGTCGAGCAGCAACACGTTCAAGGATGTGATCGATGGAGTTGATGTGACGGTGCAGGGAAGTTCAAAAGATCCCGTCTCGATCACATCGACCACGTCGACCGATTCAGCCGCTACCGCGCTCCAGGCATTTGTGGATCAGTTCAATCGGCTGCGCGACAAACTCGATGAGTACACCGTGTTCGACTCCGCTTCGAACACCAAAGGTCTCCTCTTTGCCTCGCGCGAGACCTTGCAGATCGAATCGAGCCTCAATCGTGTGCTCAACAGCCAGATTAGTGGACTTGGCGAATACAGCTCGCTCTCGCAGCTCGGCGTTACGGTCAATGAGTTTGGCAAACTGGCGTTCGATCGCAATACGTTTAACGAACGCTATGCCGACGACCCTGAATCGGTGATTGAGTTCTTCACCAACGAGAACCGGGGCTTTAGCAAAAAGCTCGACGACGCCGTAGAGACCTTGGCCGGAGCCGATAACGATTCGCTCCTCATCACCAGCTTCATCACGCTGACCAGCCAAATCGAAACCTATCAAGCACGCGTCGAATTTTTGACTGCTCGCCTCGATCGCTCGCGCGAGTCGCTCCTCAATGAGTTTTACCGTTTAGAGTCGACGATTGCGAAAATCCAGGCCAACCAAACGGCCATTAGTTCTATTCAGTACATTGGGGCCAACGGGTCGAGCAGCTCATCCTCGTAACGTAAATCGCCGAGAACAATAGAAGCTAAATCACGCCACTTACGCCCCCATGTGTAAGTCCCCAAGTGTTACTACTGTTGAGATGCTCCCGTGAACGATCCTTCCATCGATCTCAGCCACTCAACTGCCGGCTCCACCTATTTCGAGACGCAGATCGTTACGTCGACCCCTCAGCGGCTGCGTTTGCTGTTGATTCAGGCGGCTCTTGGAACGATCGAGCAGTGCCACCTGGCGGAATCGCGCGGCGAATCAGCGGAAGTGGTTCGTCAACTCACTAAGCTTCGCGAAATCGTGGGCGAACTGCTGTCGGCGATTGCTCCCGGCGCGGGACCGAT
This window of the Pirellula staleyi DSM 6068 genome carries:
- the fliW gene encoding flagellar assembly protein FliW, translated to MQISTTRFGLVAIDVEDIFLFPHGLIAFEDCRHWVLLADSDNDSLGWLQSVSRGEVALPVISPRRFMPGYQVRVTRGQLLPLELTQFDQAYVLGIVSKNSTELTVNLKAPLVINLDRRLGRQVITTDEQPLALELAVRQAVRRVA
- a CDS encoding flagellin domain-containing protein, which encodes MAGVYPVPTTRTSSILAQTRLTAQLQADQLSILRLQSQISTGRRIALPSEDAPASQRAIHLQQLLELKAQALVNLDTSQSYLDATDSAIANVSSTLNQIRSTALGVANTTSSETTRAAAAAEVSRAIEQLVDVANQNFRGRYLFAGSKTTTVPFTYDGTNVIYNGNERELSSYADIDLLLETSIAGSQIFGAFSSSSQTVSDLQPILTRSTKLSDLRSGEGIGDGSIAISDGNSTRIINLSGASTIGDVADLIEANPPAGRTVTARVGPEGLILDIDDAGGGNFTIREVGGGTTAARLGIYEPLGTLTGPVTGEDLDPILTRTTSLADILGVRAQAIVQSSGPNNDIVIESLTRGSASNGVSLQLVDDSALHASPGLVAGAEQVVYSETAVAARAALSFSGFGNNLLLTGSVTGTSLNNVTIEVVSGGAIGDAATATFDANSKTLTIAVDSAGNTSIQSVVDAIALEGTFTASHDSSDGVDGAYNPLSTVSVGDIGVVTGNTSASGGEAGTIFVYVEAGATTANQVVTALEANSDVTARFRVSLDDSDTSSPGAAGKGNVLPGASATTIDGSGSDLDLTSGIIIENGGESFTIDLSGAETIEDLLNVLNGSPAHVRAEVDPTGKGIIVRSRLSGRPISIGENGGTTAAQLGIRTTTEEIYLTELNYGRGVGTFEGTDFTITRPDGVALDIDIDGAVTVGDVIDRINNHALNTGSGRVTAALNRVGNGIELTASQSSSPGTLSITKAFQSEAAWDLGLIPTGEQSITTSTAATVASARLDFAGANSDLLVTAGIAGSSLSGVAIRFVDSAVGDVATATYDAGTRELTIALDASATSATTIRDAINLEGTFSAALDATSDPTNDGSGVIGTTGVVGITSGGTAEVLTGANTYHQEVQGVFNTLIQLRDAINNFDLASIDRSLESLDVDLDRINFGRAEIGARGQALDLLRTRLEDEEVTLKDSLSKEIEVDITQAISELAARQASLEASMQLMATLFQTTLLNYL
- the csrA gene encoding carbon storage regulator CsrA, producing MLVLSRHRDESIMIGDDIVVTIVDIRGDKVRLGIEAPSDIPVHRQEVYEAIQRENRKASQLRPGDTRDLGKANPAGM
- a CDS encoding flagellin yields the protein MSRINTNVSSLIAQKTLARSNAELQTSLDRLSTGLRINSGKDDPAGLIASENLRRDITASERAIKNTEQANQLIATADSALSQVSGLLNDIRGLVSEAANTGALSDEQIAANQLQIDSSLEAIDRIAQTTTFQGKKLLDGSLDFITSFTTGESSVSDFRIDQANLGATGELAVNIDVSAAATRASITNGSIPYTVGNSATGTLTFADVTTPAVQSTGTLTLATTVADIDIEAVAGEAADGLAGDDVEIEFVSGATTGALYDAQTGILTVTLATGATVDDAVAAIEATDEFTATLASGTGTDAVDVADIISYTGVLTGGADQVADNDIITIAAAGSGTAFNGTLTFATSNTVTAGDANVTLTNGNITITVNDSDTYDLSDLADLIQTELGDDYEVTLSTNASDGSFDSSADTAVSVNLAGGTADTTTGLQEDVTLEVAGTNGAEVFSFEQGTTAAQIVDAINLVGDAIGLTASVEAGVITFESSNFGSRQFVAVNVLSGGVAFEAGLSSRRAEGTDTQATINGISAVGDGLAISINSSTLDGVFTLEDTVVADDVINLTIDGGGARFQLGPDVVSNQQARIGIRSLNTAKLGGVSGKLYELRSGGDKALDGDITGAAKVVDEVINEVVQLRGRLGAFQRTTLETNITTLSDTLTNLTEAESTIRDADFAAESARLTRAQILVQSGTSVLGIANSNPQNVLSLLRQ
- the flgK gene encoding flagellar hook-associated protein FlgK, translating into MTLLSTLQIANNSLIASQLGLQVVGNNIANANTPGYIRQQVVLTPAPTQRYGGLLLGLGVEVQAVIQQTDRFLEERLRSALSDLASGEAQEKTYVQLESLLGELSDTDLSTALTDFFGSVQDILNQPDSESVRNLAVLQGQSLAADISRMHERVGQLRTDINTQIDQTAVEINGHINEIAKLNVQILQAEGGGTSASDAVGLRDRRSIVLNELAQILDITAIEQPTGDVSVYVGGDYLVFQGTARPVTIEQTTDRGQTVSRIKLIETDAPLFSSSGKLAGLVTSRDAILGGFLDSLNDFATTLVSEFNKVYSQGQGLSGYSQITSEFAVDNVEASLDEAGLKFSANSGSFDILVRNKQTGLSETTQIQVDLNGLDDDTSLEELVEAINAVDGINASIDPNRRVVIKTDSQLVDFSFAGDTSGVLAALGINTFFKGTSASDIGVNKQLIDNPALFAASGGGIGEDTDVAIKLANLLSTPLESQNGSTLAVLYDKLTAEVSQGAAVTTSVTEGYRVFQNTLEGQLLAITGVNLDEEAVRMIQYQRTFQASARVISTINDLLEVLVNI